The proteins below are encoded in one region of Streptomyces ficellus:
- a CDS encoding YciI family protein, with the protein MKYLMMVQGTQADYDAMSGKASPSSPAWSEEDIRKMFAFMEEINNDLAESGEMIDGQGLAEPRRTRFVGLGDDGRPVITDGPYGETKELLAGYWVLECESLERVTEIAARVARCPQPEGAPEYPVVIRPIMEAAGAEEELRNP; encoded by the coding sequence ATGAAGTACCTGATGATGGTCCAGGGCACGCAGGCCGACTACGACGCGATGAGCGGCAAGGCGTCGCCGAGCAGCCCCGCGTGGAGCGAGGAGGACATCCGGAAGATGTTCGCCTTCATGGAGGAGATCAACAACGACCTCGCCGAGAGCGGCGAGATGATCGACGGGCAGGGGCTCGCCGAGCCGCGCCGGACCCGGTTCGTCGGCCTCGGCGACGACGGCCGGCCCGTGATCACGGACGGCCCGTACGGGGAGACCAAGGAGCTGCTGGCCGGCTACTGGGTGCTCGAGTGCGAGAGCCTCGAACGGGTCACCGAGATCGCGGCGCGCGTCGCCCGCTGCCCGCAGCCCGAGGGAGCGCCCGAGTACCCGGTCGTCATCCGGCCGATCATGGAGGCCGCCGGTGCCGAGGAGGAGCTCCGCAACCCGTGA
- a CDS encoding tetratricopeptide repeat protein, producing MSPTEDDQLEATRRELLALAARHPDDALVNYRAACVHDRLGLEAEAVPFYERCLSAPGLPDDDRRGALLGLGSTYRVLGRHARAVETLRRGVSAYPDDGALRTFLAMALYNTGAHHEAMSILLNLLATTSHDPSVQQYRRAITLYAGDLDASV from the coding sequence ATGAGCCCCACCGAAGACGACCAGCTCGAAGCGACCCGCCGCGAACTGCTGGCCCTGGCCGCCCGCCACCCGGACGACGCCCTGGTGAACTACCGCGCGGCCTGCGTCCACGACCGGCTGGGCCTGGAGGCCGAGGCGGTCCCCTTCTACGAGCGCTGCCTCTCGGCCCCCGGCCTCCCGGACGACGACCGCCGGGGCGCCCTCCTCGGCCTGGGCAGCACCTACCGCGTGCTCGGCCGGCACGCCCGCGCCGTGGAGACCCTCCGCCGCGGCGTGTCCGCGTACCCGGACGACGGCGCCCTGCGAACCTTCCTCGCCATGGCCCTCTACAACACGGGCGCCCACCACGAGGCCATGAGCATCCTCCTGAACCTCCTCGCCACCACGAGCCACGACCCGTCCGTCCAGCAGTACCGCCGCGCCATCACCCTGTACGCCGGGGACCTCGACGCCTCGGTCTGA
- a CDS encoding PIN domain-containing protein: protein MTKRAREHAKQPLRVFVLDCEALSLAVRGDRKMIAWLDLAARGEADVVTSPMTLVEAYDGRTTEQRWDWVLSRLKVADIGKDEARHARRLLSEAKLHGHKYAIDAVLAIIAQQQKGQVTVFTSDVDDLEKLVPESIVVKRV from the coding sequence GTGACCAAACGAGCCAGGGAGCACGCGAAGCAGCCACTGCGCGTCTTCGTACTCGACTGCGAGGCCCTGTCCCTCGCCGTGCGTGGCGACCGGAAGATGATCGCCTGGCTCGATCTCGCAGCGCGGGGCGAAGCCGACGTGGTCACGTCCCCCATGACGCTGGTGGAGGCGTACGACGGCAGGACCACGGAGCAGCGCTGGGACTGGGTACTCTCTCGGCTCAAAGTCGCCGACATCGGGAAGGACGAGGCGCGCCACGCCCGCAGGCTCCTGTCCGAAGCCAAGCTTCACGGCCACAAATACGCGATCGACGCGGTGCTCGCCATCATCGCCCAACAGCAGAAGGGGCAGGTCACCGTCTTCACCTCGGACGTGGACGACTTGGAGAAGCTGGTTCCGGAATCGATCGTCGTCAAGCGAGTTTGA
- a CDS encoding CopG family transcriptional regulator codes for MATKKVTVTIPEDLLDEIRAEAAERGLSAYVAEALRFKRDRDRLLELVDWLQEEHGAVTEDERSAALSELEDLDAEHQRRLTAGGHDAGEAA; via the coding sequence ATGGCAACCAAGAAGGTGACGGTGACAATCCCCGAAGATCTCCTGGACGAGATCCGCGCGGAGGCGGCCGAGCGGGGACTTTCTGCGTACGTCGCAGAAGCGCTGCGATTCAAGCGTGACCGGGACCGGCTGCTGGAACTGGTCGACTGGCTGCAGGAGGAACACGGCGCGGTCACCGAGGACGAACGCTCGGCAGCACTCTCGGAGCTGGAAGATCTCGACGCGGAGCACCAGCGTCGCCTCACAGCCGGAGGCCACGACGCCGGAGAGGCCGCGTGA
- a CDS encoding helix-turn-helix domain-containing protein, which produces MNPSARRLSQWLGEPMPLREVAALLGVDAEKARGLVRAGRFPCRVTKEKGKYVVLPADVLVAMGLDDPIVRMVDLLAGAEFARRWD; this is translated from the coding sequence GTGAACCCGAGCGCAAGGCGACTGTCGCAGTGGCTGGGCGAGCCGATGCCCCTACGCGAGGTGGCAGCTCTCCTCGGGGTCGACGCAGAGAAGGCGCGCGGACTTGTGAGGGCGGGCCGCTTCCCCTGTCGTGTCACGAAGGAGAAGGGAAAGTACGTGGTCCTTCCCGCCGATGTGTTGGTGGCCATGGGGCTCGATGATCCGATCGTGCGCATGGTTGACCTGCTGGCCGGAGCCGAGTTCGCGAGGCGATGGGACTGA
- a CDS encoding DNA polymerase III subunit gamma and tau, with the protein MSSLALYRRYRPESFAEVIGQEHVTDPLQQALRNNRVNHAYLFSGPRGCGKTTSARILARCLNCEQGPTPTPCGECQSCQDLARNGPGSIDVIEIDAASHGGVDDARDLREKAFFGPASSRYKIYIIDEAHMVTSAGFNALLKVVEEPPEHLKFIFATTEPEKVIGTIRSRTHHYPFRLVPPGTLREYLGEVCGKEQIPVEDGVLPLVVRAGAGSVRDSMSVMDQLLAGAAEDGVTYAMATALLGYTDGSLLDSVVDSFASGDGAAAFEVVDRVIEGGNDPRRFVADLLERLRDLVILAAVPDAAEKGLFDAPADVVERMQAQASVFGAAELSRAADIVNTGLTEMRGATSPRLQLELICARVLLPAAFTDERSLLARLDRLERGSAVQGAAFQATGPGPAMGYVPGPEAHVQMPPSVAPGGGPAAARAAVRGPGEAPAPAPESGPQVPAPAYAEPTAPPAPPAPPAPPASPEPAAAPAAPAASRPGAWPSAAAPGAQESGGRPGAWPTASPRPAAPAAGPSAPVPSAPAPQAAPSAPAAPAAGPGMAQGAGQVRNMWPDILEAVKNRRRFTWILLSQNAQVAGFDGTTLQVGFLNAGARDNFASSGSEDVLRQALAEQFNVQWKIEAIVDPSGGSAPPPAPGGGGMGGGYGGGFGGTGGPGGTGGTGGYGGGGRPPQAPAPQAAPRPAQQSPQEPQARSSPSAPAPGSGPGAGSAPEPRPPAARQPVRPEDDMPEDDDPDLVDSALSGHDLIVRELGATVVEEYTNE; encoded by the coding sequence GTGTCGTCCCTTGCGCTGTACCGCCGCTATCGCCCCGAGTCCTTCGCCGAGGTCATCGGGCAGGAGCATGTCACCGACCCGTTGCAGCAGGCCCTGCGGAACAACCGGGTCAATCACGCGTACCTGTTCAGCGGGCCGCGCGGGTGCGGGAAGACGACCAGCGCGCGGATCCTGGCCCGCTGTCTGAACTGTGAGCAAGGTCCCACACCCACCCCCTGCGGCGAGTGCCAGTCGTGTCAGGACCTGGCGAGGAACGGGCCGGGGTCGATCGACGTCATCGAGATCGACGCGGCTTCGCACGGTGGCGTGGACGACGCCCGTGACCTGCGGGAGAAGGCCTTCTTCGGGCCGGCGAGCAGCCGGTACAAGATCTACATCATCGACGAGGCGCACATGGTCACCTCGGCGGGGTTCAACGCCCTGCTGAAGGTGGTCGAGGAGCCGCCGGAGCACCTGAAGTTCATCTTCGCGACGACCGAGCCCGAGAAGGTCATCGGGACCATCCGGTCGCGTACGCACCACTACCCGTTCCGGCTGGTGCCGCCCGGCACGTTGCGCGAGTACCTGGGCGAGGTGTGCGGCAAGGAACAGATCCCCGTCGAGGACGGGGTGCTGCCGCTCGTCGTGCGCGCGGGCGCCGGTTCGGTGCGTGACTCGATGTCCGTCATGGACCAGCTGCTGGCCGGCGCCGCCGAGGACGGTGTGACATACGCCATGGCCACCGCGCTCCTCGGGTACACGGACGGCTCGCTGCTGGACTCCGTGGTGGACTCCTTCGCCTCCGGGGACGGGGCCGCCGCGTTCGAGGTCGTCGACCGGGTCATCGAGGGCGGCAACGACCCGCGGCGCTTCGTGGCCGACCTGCTGGAGCGGCTGCGGGACCTGGTGATCCTGGCCGCGGTGCCGGACGCCGCCGAGAAGGGGCTCTTCGACGCGCCCGCCGACGTGGTCGAGCGGATGCAGGCGCAGGCGTCGGTGTTCGGGGCGGCCGAGCTGAGCCGGGCCGCCGACATCGTCAACACCGGGCTGACTGAGATGCGCGGGGCGACCTCGCCGCGGCTCCAGCTGGAGCTGATCTGCGCGCGCGTGCTGCTGCCCGCCGCGTTCACCGACGAGCGGTCGCTGCTGGCCCGGCTGGACCGGCTGGAGCGCGGCTCGGCGGTCCAGGGCGCCGCCTTCCAGGCGACGGGTCCCGGGCCCGCCATGGGGTACGTGCCGGGGCCCGAGGCACACGTCCAGATGCCGCCGTCCGTCGCGCCGGGCGGCGGGCCCGCCGCTGCCCGTGCCGCGGTACGGGGACCGGGCGAGGCCCCCGCCCCGGCGCCCGAGTCCGGCCCGCAGGTGCCCGCGCCCGCGTACGCGGAGCCCACCGCGCCCCCTGCACCGCCCGCGCCCCCGGCACCACCCGCCTCGCCCGAGCCCGCCGCCGCGCCCGCCGCGCCCGCCGCGTCCCGGCCCGGGGCGTGGCCCTCCGCCGCCGCGCCCGGGGCCCAGGAGTCCGGTGGCCGGCCCGGCGCCTGGCCCACCGCGTCCCCCCGGCCCGCCGCCCCGGCGGCCGGACCGTCGGCGCCCGTGCCGTCAGCACCTGCGCCCCAGGCCGCGCCCTCCGCGCCCGCCGCCCCGGCGGCCGGTCCCGGTATGGCACAGGGCGCCGGCCAGGTGCGGAACATGTGGCCGGACATCCTGGAGGCGGTCAAGAACCGCCGCCGCTTCACCTGGATCCTGCTCAGCCAGAACGCGCAGGTCGCCGGCTTCGACGGCACGACCCTCCAGGTGGGCTTCCTCAACGCGGGCGCCCGGGACAACTTCGCGAGCAGCGGCAGCGAGGACGTCCTGCGGCAGGCCCTCGCCGAGCAGTTCAACGTCCAGTGGAAGATCGAGGCGATCGTCGACCCCTCGGGCGGCTCCGCACCCCCGCCGGCACCCGGCGGCGGGGGCATGGGCGGGGGTTACGGCGGCGGCTTCGGTGGCACCGGCGGTCCCGGCGGCACCGGAGGCACCGGGGGTTACGGTGGCGGAGGCCGCCCGCCCCAGGCGCCCGCGCCGCAGGCCGCGCCCCGGCCGGCACAGCAGTCCCCGCAGGAACCGCAGGCGCGGTCGTCCCCGTCCGCCCCCGCGCCGGGCTCGGGCCCGGGTGCGGGCTCCGCGCCGGAGCCTCGGCCCCCGGCGGCCCGGCAGCCGGTCCGGCCCGAGGACGACATGCCCGAGGACGACGACCCCGACCTCGTCGACTCCGCCCTCTCCGGCCACGACCTGATCGTGCGCGAGCTCGGGGCGACGGTGGTGGAGGAATATACGAACGAGTAG